AGTAGGCTTTGGCTTTTGCCGTACTGTGTTGAAAAGACGCGACAGTTGCAGCAGCGGACATTGGTATGGCAGAAAgtagccgccgccgccgccatcaCCGCAAGGGACAGTTATGTCAACATGGCACAACAACGgtttgaagaaagaaaaaagaaatacatcttttgtttgttctatTTGTTCACATTTCGTCCTTCGAAAGGGCGCTCAGACCGTTCTCTTTGTTTTTGGCGACAAGTAGCGACAACAGGATCGGGTTTAGtagggttgttgttgtttttgttccgcAGTCTGTTTTGTGCATCACCATGTCCTCAAAAAAACCACCACTCAAGCACCGGAAGTCAAATGGGGAAGTAATCGCTGCAAAGCGAAtgcaatacaaacaaaattggaaaatatACTTCAAAACTCAAAattcaatgtaaacaaatctCAAAACTCAACTCAATGTAAAGTATATTTTGTCCTTTTAATCGTAGCCACCACATGATCTTAACGATCTTTCTAGTAGACTAGAGGTTTACTAGACTTTCTTTCTACGGAACAGCCTCTTCCTCATCAAGGAATAATAAGAGCTtatatttcttaaatttttaaGCAATTCGTTTAATCACAAATACAACGTATTACAATTTAGTTGGTTAATGTATCGTAGAATTATGTCCATGTGTCGAATTAAATAAAGACACTAACCATTCCAGTCAAACCAATCCGAGAGGTGGTATTAGACAAAAATGGGCCAATGTGTTGAAATTTTCACCGTCCATAACACCATAAAAGTGTTACTTCTaaagaaatattaatataaCAGCCAAAAAATACGAAtgtacaataaatttaaacaaaacaatttctGACGAAtgattttttctattttcagtTTTGCGGTTCTTACAAGCTAAATGTGTCTTAACTAATGAATACTGCTTGCAGGTATCAGTCATCGAAGAGTTGGGGTGGGAAAATCCCCAAAACACTTCCGCCTACTTAGTTACCACCCTTATTCTAACGCGCTAAAATGCGTGCATCGGACGATCGCGTCAAGCGAATGCATCCTCGTCCCGCTTTCAGCACTTCACTGTACAATAGTTATTAATTCAACTGTGCCCTCTATTTACACACCCAATAGGCCAATGTCCTACGAAGCGGCAACCGACGTCGTCACGCCGTACAGTGCGAGCTGCTTCCGGGCGGCCGCCAGCTCAAACTTCAGCTCAATGTTTTCCCGCTCGAGAAACGCGGCCCGGATCGCTATTTCATCCTCCTTGATGCGCCGCCGGTCGCGCGACTTTTTCGCGGCGGCATTGTTCTTCTTGCGCCGTTCGTAGTAGGCCGAATCTTTCACCGatgtgctgctggtgttgccaCTGCTGCCATTGCTTGGTGCCGCTGCGATCGTTGCGCTTGACTCCGCCCCCGACGCATCCGACGAACCAATGACGTCAcacgccgcagcagcagcagcagcatccttgCACGATGGCGTCGTCATCAAGCGCTGATTGGTGGTTGCGACACGTTGCGCCATTTCGCTACCCGCCATCATACTACGATGGTGCTGCTGTAGTAGGGCGCGATTCGAACCCACGTGTTCGACCGATGGCGGTTTTTCATCGCACGATTCGGACGATGCGTCGGACATCGCGGCGGACGGTGCATTGGAGGAGGACGATTTGCAGGAGGACGCGTTGGCTAGCCGGCGCATCTTCGGATTGGACACGGTCGGCTGGCCACCGTTGGCGGCGTGTATCTGCTCCAGCATGCGCTTCCGGAACAGGTTGTACTTTTCGGCGGAGTTCGTATCGAGGATGGTGTCGCTGGCAACGAAACCGGCCGCCAGGCTGAGCGGATCGCGCGGGTACGCCTTGAACGGGCGGGACAGCTTACCGTCCCGGCCGACCACCATcggatactgctgctgctgctgctgctgctggccgtcCTTCGGCACGGTACCGTCTTCCAGTTCCTTCGGCTTGCGCTGGCTCGAGCTGACAAGGGACGTGCCCTCCGAACCGGACTCGGACAGTGCGTCCAGTTCGCGCAGACGGATCGGGCTGGGAGAGAAGGGTGCCGGAGAGGtctgctggtgttgctgttgttgctgctgctgctgctggtgatggtgatgatgaagcGCAGAGGCAGGCAGCAGGTACGCCGGAATAGGTCCAGCTCGGTGGACCTGCTGAAGAAGATGCTGCTGAAGGATGTCCGTTTCCGGTTTGGACAGGCCCAGTCCGTGCCGATGGAATGCTTGCTGGACTGCTGGGGGGAGCTGCGCGCTCGGTGTGTGGTGGTGCGCAAGCTCATCGAACTGGAGCAGTGATTTGGTGGGCGACAGGCGACGAGCTCGCACCAGTTCGCTGTAGTTGAGCAGCAGGCTGCTTTCCGGGTTGTTGGAATCGGTCACTTCGCACTGCTGCGGGGAGCTGTGGTTGCTTGGGGGCGGTGTACCGGCCACCTCGCTGAAGCAGTGGTAAGCGGGCGAGGGTGTTTTGCGGGTAGCGTCCAGCGAGTCGCGCCGCTTGGACAGGTCCAGCACGCCGGAATCGGTCGACTGGGGCCGCCCGTTCGAGTCGGCCATTTTGGGCGATGCGGGCGAGTAGAGCGATGGGCTGAGGCGCGGTTCTAGGGTTGGGAGAAGAACACAGAGCAGAATGGTTAGTACACACTCAACTCGGGTCGAAAGG
This is a stretch of genomic DNA from Anopheles merus strain MAF chromosome 2R, AmerM5.1, whole genome shotgun sequence. It encodes these proteins:
- the LOC121589030 gene encoding protein giant, with translation MMAQFMMDLKTEPRLSPSLYSPASPKMADSNGRPQSTDSGVLDLSKRRDSLDATRKTPSPAYHCFSEVAGTPPPSNHSSPQQCEVTDSNNPESSLLLNYSELVRARRLSPTKSLLQFDELAHHHTPSAQLPPAVQQAFHRHGLGLSKPETDILQQHLLQQVHRAGPIPAYLLPASALHHHHHQQQQQQQQQHQQTSPAPFSPSPIRLRELDALSESGSEGTSLVSSSQRKPKELEDGTVPKDGQQQQQQQQYPMVVGRDGKLSRPFKAYPRDPLSLAAGFVASDTILDTNSAEKYNLFRKRMLEQIHAANGGQPTVSNPKMRRLANASSCKSSSSNAPSAAMSDASSESCDEKPPSVEHVGSNRALLQQHHRSMMAGSEMAQRVATTNQRLMTTPSCKDAAAAAAACDVIGSSDASGAESSATIAAAPSNGSSGNTSSTSVKDSAYYERRKKNNAAAKKSRDRRRIKEDEIAIRAAFLERENIELKFELAAARKQLALYGVTTSVAAS